One Kineococcus radiotolerans SRS30216 = ATCC BAA-149 DNA window includes the following coding sequences:
- a CDS encoding putative bifunctional diguanylate cyclase/phosphodiesterase, protein MDLAALSPDQLGHASALLEHVLTELSAGTSERDVLTRAATLVADLVDADVVAVCEGAHVHGGVGLGQRFLPERGLARVVRDGGGSFAVPGLGRVRATVVAVPALSGVHLVVGRVEGAAEPGTTLTTTALVARVLGLVVLSRHGRERERWHRQQGARGAAERGRLQQALRQREQVLTTSVRFQRAVSSRRPLPELLLQIAASSSELMDGRAVTLVLADPRSRMEMRVVAAVGEPQLDPGLALAATAALGGFGVAVGDERTPAAAAVHINGRSVGALVLDTLGSGSLDPVGATVLRAFAEHASMALSHADTVRAVEAASSDPLTNLPNRAALLRHLEVALRVTEADGVGTAVLFIDLNGFKQVNDSLGHAAGDEVLSRVARRLRRCLRGDDLAARLGGDEFALVVRDVEPARAAARIAARVQADVAMPLETHGRTVRVGASIGIAVAESGVGAAEMLRRADSAMYRAKAESRTGSPAPSAEATDGSLTGRVVLFEADMHDVDRLRRRLEHDLLSAVTGEEFELVYQPIVRLGDGAVVGAEALLRWRHGTRGLLEPGAFLAGAERSPAVEELWRWVLRTACAQAALWREQVPDLSITVNLSAAHVMTRGVADDVRRALTAASLDPTALVLDVPADLLAEDPDVLVARLRKLRATGARILLDDFATLRPDGGVLAGHSLAPLRQLPVDGVKLDRTLVAEIDGPDGVDALAAVRTLCELGAALDLGVVAEGVERAEQVLLLQEAGCTVGQGVLLGAPRSVEELGSDLAAGELGPVEPGVAVPALADLVELVGAPGAHPEAGGPEPGLPLSAAELFAREFGPVGVAREGAVALPAPPAAGPAGAPGSPVPVPISGVRPTDLRRMLDRSR, encoded by the coding sequence GTGGACCTCGCCGCCCTCTCGCCCGACCAGCTCGGGCACGCCAGCGCTCTGCTCGAGCACGTGCTCACCGAGCTGAGCGCGGGGACCAGCGAGCGCGACGTGCTGACCCGGGCCGCGACCCTCGTCGCCGACCTCGTCGACGCCGACGTCGTCGCGGTGTGCGAAGGCGCGCACGTGCACGGCGGGGTCGGCCTCGGGCAGCGGTTCCTGCCCGAGCGCGGCCTGGCCCGCGTCGTCCGCGACGGCGGGGGGTCCTTCGCGGTGCCGGGCCTGGGCCGGGTCCGCGCCACCGTCGTCGCGGTGCCGGCCCTGTCCGGGGTCCACCTGGTCGTGGGCCGGGTCGAGGGCGCCGCCGAACCCGGGACCACCCTCACCACCACCGCCCTCGTCGCCCGCGTCCTGGGCCTGGTCGTCCTGAGCCGGCACGGGCGCGAGCGCGAGCGCTGGCACCGCCAGCAGGGGGCCCGGGGCGCCGCCGAGCGCGGCCGGCTGCAGCAGGCCCTGCGCCAGCGCGAGCAGGTCCTCACCACCTCGGTCCGCTTCCAGCGCGCGGTCTCCAGCCGCCGCCCGCTGCCGGAGCTGCTGCTGCAGATCGCCGCCAGCTCCTCCGAGCTCATGGACGGGCGCGCCGTCACCCTCGTCCTGGCCGACCCCCGCTCGCGGATGGAGATGCGCGTGGTCGCCGCCGTCGGCGAGCCGCAGCTGGACCCCGGGCTGGCGCTGGCCGCGACGGCGGCCCTGGGCGGGTTCGGGGTGGCGGTCGGCGACGAGCGCACCCCGGCGGCCGCGGCCGTGCACATCAACGGCCGCAGCGTGGGGGCGCTGGTCCTGGACACCCTCGGCAGCGGCTCCCTCGACCCGGTGGGGGCGACGGTGCTGCGCGCCTTCGCCGAGCACGCCAGCATGGCGCTCAGCCACGCCGACACCGTGCGCGCCGTCGAGGCCGCCTCCTCGGACCCGCTGACCAACCTGCCCAACCGCGCGGCCCTGCTGCGCCACCTCGAGGTCGCGCTGCGCGTCACCGAGGCCGACGGGGTGGGCACCGCGGTGCTGTTCATCGACCTCAACGGGTTCAAGCAGGTCAACGACTCCCTCGGCCACGCCGCCGGCGACGAGGTCCTGTCCCGGGTGGCCCGCCGGCTGCGCCGCTGCCTGCGCGGGGACGACCTCGCCGCCCGGCTCGGCGGGGACGAGTTCGCCCTCGTCGTGCGCGACGTGGAGCCGGCGCGCGCCGCGGCCCGCATCGCCGCGCGGGTGCAGGCCGACGTGGCGATGCCCCTGGAGACCCACGGCCGCACCGTCCGCGTGGGCGCGAGCATCGGCATCGCCGTCGCCGAGAGCGGGGTGGGGGCCGCGGAGATGCTGCGCCGGGCCGACAGCGCGATGTACCGCGCCAAGGCCGAGTCGCGGACGGGGTCCCCCGCGCCCTCCGCCGAGGCGACCGACGGCTCGCTGACGGGTCGCGTCGTCCTGTTCGAGGCCGACATGCACGACGTGGACCGGCTGCGCCGCCGGCTCGAGCACGACCTGCTCTCCGCCGTCACCGGGGAGGAGTTCGAGCTGGTCTACCAGCCGATCGTCCGCCTCGGCGACGGCGCGGTCGTGGGCGCGGAGGCCCTGCTGCGCTGGCGCCACGGCACCCGCGGGCTGCTGGAGCCGGGTGCGTTCCTCGCCGGCGCCGAGCGCTCCCCGGCGGTGGAGGAGCTGTGGCGGTGGGTCTTGCGCACCGCCTGCGCGCAGGCCGCGCTGTGGCGCGAGCAGGTCCCGGACCTGTCGATCACCGTCAACCTCTCCGCGGCGCACGTCATGACCCGCGGGGTCGCCGACGACGTCCGCCGGGCCCTGACCGCGGCGTCGCTGGACCCGACGGCCCTCGTCCTGGACGTCCCCGCCGACCTGCTCGCCGAGGACCCCGACGTCCTCGTCGCCCGCCTGAGGAAGCTGCGCGCCACCGGGGCGCGGATCCTGCTCGACGACTTCGCCACCCTGCGCCCCGACGGCGGGGTCCTCGCCGGGCACTCGCTGGCCCCGCTGCGCCAGCTGCCGGTGGACGGGGTGAAGCTGGACCGCACCCTCGTCGCCGAGATCGACGGCCCCGACGGCGTCGACGCGCTGGCCGCGGTCCGGACGCTGTGCGAGCTGGGCGCCGCCCTCGACCTGGGGGTCGTGGCGGAGGGCGTGGAGCGCGCCGAGCAGGTCCTGCTGCTCCAGGAGGCCGGCTGCACCGTCGGCCAGGGCGTCCTGCTGGGCGCGCCGCGCTCGGTGGAGGAGCTGGGCTCGGACCTCGCCGCCGGCGAGCTGGGCCCGGTCGAGCCCGGGGTCGCCGTCCCCGCGCTCGCGGACCTCGTCGAGCTCGTCGGCGCCCCGGGGGCGCACCCCGAGGCGGGCGGGCCGGAGCCGGGGCTCCCGCTGAGCGCCGCGGAGCTGTTCGCGCGGGAGTTCGGGCCGGTGGGGGTGGCCCGGGAGGGGGCCGTGGCCCTCCCGGCCCCTCCCGCCGCGGGGCCCGCCGGCGCCCCGGGGAGCCCGGTCCCGGTGCCCATCAGCGGCGTGCGGCCCACCGACCTGCGCCGGATGCTGGACCGCTCGCGCTGA